The sequence CGGCACCGCACCGTCGACGGCAGCACGGATGAACTCCGAGATGTCGGTGAGTGTGGCGTCCTTGTAGAGCGTGTCCGAGTCGGCCTCGACGCCCAGCGTCTCCTTGATGATGACGGCGAACTCGGCGACGGCCAGGGAGTCCATCTCCAGGCTGTCCATCGTCGACTCCGGGAAGATCTCGGAGTCGGGCACCTTGAAGGTCCCGGCCAGGACCTCGGTGATCTTCGGGTGAATCGTGTTCATCGTCCTCGCGGCCGTCACGGTCTTCGCGGTGTTCACTGTCTACCTCTCATCGGCATGTACCTCGAACGGCGGGTAGTTGAACGCATCTACCCACCGCCGAAGTAACTGGATGCAGGCGTTCCGGTTACGCCTTCCGGCGAACCGATTCGTCTACGCTCACCTGCGGCTTCTCCAGCCACCGGGACAACACCGATGTCGTTCCCCAGTACGCCAGCAGAACGCCGCCGACACCGACCGCCCCCACGCTTTCGCGCACCGACCGGCGGCGGATGCGGTCGCGGACGCGCAGACGCGCGGACCGGGTCTCCCGCCCGCACTGCGGCGCCCGGTCCTCGCCCTGGTGCCAGGCGCCGTCGGGGTCGTCGTAGGCATCCGCGTAGTCCGGGCCCGCGATCGGCCGGTCGGCGAGCAGCGCGTCCGGCAGGGCGAACGAATCGACCAGCTCCGGGGCGTGCGCCGCGACGGTGGCGATCAGCCGTTCGATGGCGTCCGGCAGCTCTTCCACCTGTTCGGCGGTCACCTGTCCGGCCGCGAGCAGGTCGCCGCTGTTGCGGTCCACCCACTGAAGGGCGAACAGCCTCTGCAGCTCCCCCAGTCGGTCCCTGGCCGGTCCTGCGGGCAGGCCGTCCACGGCGTGTGCGTACGCCTCGGCCGCCTGCCGGTACGCGTACGCCTCGACACCGCGCAGGGCCGGCCCGGACGCCGCGTTCCAACGGCCGAGGAAGTCGCCGAACGGTGCCGCGCTCATCCGCTCCCGGGCCCGGGTGAAGCAGATCTCCTCCACGGCCGCGAGAAGCCGGCGCAGGAACCGGGGGTCGGACAGATCGCCCGGGGCCGCGGGGGCGGCGGACCTCGCCCGCGGTGCGAAGCCGAACATCATCTCGGCGGCCGCCTTGGCGTGGATGGCGACGTTGTCCCCCTCCGCGGTGATCACTCCCTCCACACCGCTGAACACCTCGGTCATGCCGTTGTTCTCCAGCAGC is a genomic window of Streptomyces sp. NBC_01237 containing:
- a CDS encoding acyl carrier protein — its product is MNTIHPKITEVLAGTFKVPDSEIFPESTMDSLEMDSLAVAEFAVIIKETLGVEADSDTLYKDATLTDISEFIRAAVDGAVPVSCAR